The following proteins are co-located in the Halarcobacter sp. genome:
- the smpB gene encoding SsrA-binding protein SmpB: MSKKEVKKNLVFKNKKAFHDYEILDTMEVGIVLEGSEVKAARDGRVNLKDSFVRIIKNEVFVLNMHITHLSTAHTTFRPNERRDRKLLLHKKEIEKLYSKVTKDGITLVPLKLYFNSRNMIKMQIATAKGKKLHDKREDLKQKTLQREAQQALKNFK; the protein is encoded by the coding sequence ATGAGTAAAAAAGAAGTAAAAAAAAATTTAGTATTTAAAAATAAAAAAGCTTTTCATGATTATGAAATTTTAGATACTATGGAAGTTGGAATAGTTCTTGAAGGTAGCGAAGTTAAAGCTGCAAGAGATGGAAGAGTTAACTTAAAAGATTCATTTGTAAGAATAATAAAAAATGAAGTTTTTGTATTAAATATGCATATAACACACCTTAGTACTGCTCATACAACTTTTAGGCCTAACGAGAGAAGAGATAGAAAACTATTGTTACATAAAAAAGAGATAGAAAAGTTGTATTCTAAAGTAACAAAAGATGGAATAACTTTAGTTCCTCTTAAACTATATTTTAATTCTAGAAATATGATAAAAATGCAAATTGCAACTGCAAAAGGGAAAAAACTTCACGATAAGAGAGAAGACTTAAAGCAGA